The following DNA comes from Corallococcus exiguus.
GCGCGGATGGCGGCCTCTCCCTCCAGTGACGTATCCGTGGACTGGCGCTCACTGGCGAGCCGGGCGCGGGTGCGGTCCAGCTCCGCCTGCAGGTCCTTCAGGGTGGCGATCTCCGCCTGGAGCTGCACCAGGAACTCGCGCTCCTCCGCGGGGTCCGCCTGCCGCTCGTCGCGCGTGTCCTCCACCCACTTGCGGATGGCGGCGGCGTTGGCGTGCAGGCTCTGCAACTCGTAGCCCACTCGGAAGGCCTCGCGGTCGACCGAGTCCACCTTCGCCTGCATGCGGTGGCGGCGCTCCTCCAGCTCCTTGTTGGTGGTGGGCAGCGCCGCGAAACGCAGCCGCTGGGCCTCGCGCGCGCCCTGGGCGACGAGGAGCTTCTCGCGCTCGGCGGGCGTCAGCTTCTCCTCCACCAGCTCGGCCTCCGCCTGCACCAGGGACTGCTCCACGGCGGTGAGCGCGGTGTCCACGGCCTCCGTGCGGACGTAGCCTTCCTGCAGCTCCGGGAACGCCTCCAGCCCGCGCGCGTCCAGCGCTTCCAGGATGCGCTCCGCGATGGCCTTCGCCTCGCCCGCGCCCTGACGGCCGCTGTCCAGGTCGCCCACCATCCGCACCGCGTCCGCGACCTCCTTCTGCGTGGACGCGTACTTCAGCGCCAGCGGAGGCAGCAGGGTGCTCACGTCCAGCGAGCGCTCGTTGCGCGCGAGCAGGTTGTCGAAATACGCGACCGGGTCCTGATTCACGCGCAGGAGCGCGTCTACCTTGTCGCGCGCGGGCGTGAACATGCGCGCCACGCCGTCATATGTCTCCAGCGCCTCGTCGTACTGGCGCAGCTTCTGGAGCAGGTGCCCCTGGAGGATGCGCGCCTCGGGAGCGAGCTGCGAGTCCGGCGCGACGAGCAGCAGGATGTCCGTGGCGTTCTTCGCCTGCGTGAAGTCCTGCTTGCGCACGTACGTCCACGCGACCTCCAGCAGCGACTCCGGGAAGCGCTCGCTCTCGCGCGGAATCTGGCCGTAGTGGTCCAACGCTTCGTCGAAACGGCCCGTCTCGTACATCAGCCGGCCCAACGACAGGAACGCGAGCTCGCGGAAGCGCTGGGCCTCCGCCTCCTCGAGGCCGGTGGACACCACGGTGTCCGGTCCGGTGCCCACGATGCGCTGGAACTGCGCGATGGCGGCCGGGTAGTCCCCGCTCTGCACGCTCAGGACGCCCAGGTGGTAGACGGCCTGCACGCGGAAGGCGCCGGGGCTTTGCGCCAGCGGGGCGAACAGCGCGCGCGAGCGCTGCTGGTGCTCCTCCGGCGTCAGGTCCAGGCGCTTGAAGGTGCCGCGCGCATGCACGTAGGCGATGTCCGGCGCCAGCACGCCGCCCGACAGCTGCCGCGCCTTCTCCACGTACGCGTCGATGCCGTCGAACTGCTGGAGCCTTCCCGCCACCGCGAGGTAGCGGCTTACGGCCTCCTTGTAGCGCTGCGGCGTCAGGTTCAGCGACAGCACGTCGCGCAGGTACACCCGCGCGCCGATGTCGTTCTTCTGCTGGTAGAGCGCGTCCGCCAGATAGAAGACCGCCTCCGGGTAGCGCGGGTTCGCCTTGAACGCCGGGTCGCTCACCAGGTCGTAGAAGAGGACGGACGCGGCGGCCCAGTCTCCCAGCAGCGAGTACACCTCGCCCTCGGAGAAGCGCTTGAGCTGCGAGTCGGCGCTGCTGGGCTCGGGGCGCTCCGTGAACTGCGTCTCCACGAAGCGCAGTGACTGCTCCGCCGTGCGCAGCTGCGCCTCCACCGCTTCCACCGAAGCCGCGCGCGAACTCAACGACGCGGACATGGGCGGCAGCGCGGCCCCCGGCTTGGAGGCCTGGGGCGCCGGAGCGGGCGCGGCCCCGAGGGACAGCGCGAGGGCCAGGGCGTGCAGCGTCGCGGTCACGGCCTGACGCTCCCTACTTCAGCTCGCTGGAGGTGGTGGCCGGCGCGGCGGGCGTCCCCGGAGCGCCTTCCGGCTCGGAGCCGGAGCCGGCGGGACGGTTCGCGCGCGTGTCCTTGGCCACTTCAATGTCGTAGCGCACCGCGGGCCGGTCCTTGAGGTCCGTGGTGAGGCCGCCCTTCTCCACGCCCACCACGTTCACCGTGGTGACCTTTCCGGACTCCGCGTTGAAGGTGTAACTGGATTGCACCTTGAACTTGTAGCCTTCCAGGTAGCTGAACACGCCGTAGCCGCTGCCCCGGTAGACGAGTCGCACCGCGAGCTGGTGCTGGCCCGGCACGATGCGGCCGTTGAAGACCTCCAGCGACTGGTGCCGGTTCAGGTCTCCCTGCGTGTCCACCTGGGTGAAGATGGGCGCGCCGTCCAGCGCGTACACCACCGACTCCAGCTGGAACGCATTGCCCATCTCGTTCTTGTGCACCAGCACCGCGCGGGCGCCGGTGGACAGCTCGCCGCCCATCACCGACTCCTGGAGCAGCAGCAGGCGCGCCTTGGAGCGGTAGATCTTCTCCTTCAGGTCGACGACCTGCTCCTCCAGCGTCTTCACGCGCGACGTGAAGGCCTCATCCGCCGTCTGGTCGCCCGCGGGTCCCTGCGAGGCGGAGGCCTGTGGCGTGCCCGCGGCCGGGGATGCAGCGGCGGCGGGAGGCGGGGAAGCAGGGGAGGGGGACGCACCTTGCGCGAGCACCGGCCCAGACAGGCCAGCGCTCAGGAGCGCGAGGAGACGGAGGGTGGCGGTTGCGACGCGCACGGTACGACCTCGGAAGGCGGCTCTGCCCGACGGCACGAGGTCATACCATCGTTCGCCGGGGGCTGCCCGGTGGGGGCCAGCCCGCCGGGCAGGACAGCAGGCGGAGTGTCAACCGCCCTTGCGCAGCTCGGTGAGAACCAGCTTGGCCACGG
Coding sequences within:
- a CDS encoding dihydrolipoamide acetyltransferase; its protein translation is MRVATATLRLLALLSAGLSGPVLAQGASPSPASPPPAAAASPAAGTPQASASQGPAGDQTADEAFTSRVKTLEEQVVDLKEKIYRSKARLLLLQESVMGGELSTGARAVLVHKNEMGNAFQLESVVYALDGAPIFTQVDTQGDLNRHQSLEVFNGRIVPGQHQLAVRLVYRGSGYGVFSYLEGYKFKVQSSYTFNAESGKVTTVNVVGVEKGGLTTDLKDRPAVRYDIEVAKDTRANRPAGSGSEPEGAPGTPAAPATTSSELK
- a CDS encoding tetratricopeptide repeat protein, which encodes MTATLHALALALSLGAAPAPAPQASKPGAALPPMSASLSSRAASVEAVEAQLRTAEQSLRFVETQFTERPEPSSADSQLKRFSEGEVYSLLGDWAAASVLFYDLVSDPAFKANPRYPEAVFYLADALYQQKNDIGARVYLRDVLSLNLTPQRYKEAVSRYLAVAGRLQQFDGIDAYVEKARQLSGGVLAPDIAYVHARGTFKRLDLTPEEHQQRSRALFAPLAQSPGAFRVQAVYHLGVLSVQSGDYPAAIAQFQRIVGTGPDTVVSTGLEEAEAQRFRELAFLSLGRLMYETGRFDEALDHYGQIPRESERFPESLLEVAWTYVRKQDFTQAKNATDILLLVAPDSQLAPEARILQGHLLQKLRQYDEALETYDGVARMFTPARDKVDALLRVNQDPVAYFDNLLARNERSLDVSTLLPPLALKYASTQKEVADAVRMVGDLDSGRQGAGEAKAIAERILEALDARGLEAFPELQEGYVRTEAVDTALTAVEQSLVQAEAELVEEKLTPAEREKLLVAQGAREAQRLRFAALPTTNKELEERRHRMQAKVDSVDREAFRVGYELQSLHANAAAIRKWVEDTRDERQADPAEEREFLVQLQAEIATLKDLQAELDRTRARLASERQSTDTSLEGEAAIRARYSAALQQEHGVLRAGEGRLSGEDTRVLLRMHAVRSRIDSLRGRVAVARVALRSRLELRVKSIRDKVRVEQALLQGYEQEVAAASGDARNLVGRIAYESFRRVRQQFYDLVLKADTGTVDVAFSRTQDNATNIQKVAKEKSDALRALDLEFKDVLSSEGGD